Proteins encoded within one genomic window of Candidatus Berkiella cookevillensis:
- a CDS encoding carboxyl transferase domain-containing protein: protein MPFIATKVNTQSDDFKKNAAAMQTQVAQLQALSELVAQGGGKAQQDKHTSSGKLLPRVRIDKLIDPGSAFLEFSLFAGFNLYEDSVPAGGIITGIGRVHGRECMIIANDATVKGGTYYPITVKKHLRAQEIAQENRLPCIYLVDSGGANLPYQDEVFPDRDHFGRIFFNQAMMSSQGIPQIAVVMGSCTAGGAYVPAMADESIMVKNQATIFLAGPPLVKAATGEVVTAEALGGADTHCKISGVADHYAQNDAHALLIARDCIKNLTTIKRIPFDIQSIKAPRYRPEEIYGIIPTSLKYPMDVKEIIARIVDDSEFHEFKALYGSTLVCGFAHLYGHPVGIVANNGILFSESAKKGTHFIELCCQRKISLIFLQNITGFMVGKRYEEGGIAKDGAKMVTAVACAKVPKLTVIIGGSFGAGNYGMCGRAYQPRFLWMWPNARISVMGGEQAASVLVQVKQASLKKQNKTWDKKEETQFFESIIQQYETQGSPYYSSARLWDDAIIDPAKTREVLGLGLSASLNAPIEPTQFGVFRI from the coding sequence ATGCCCTTTATAGCAACTAAAGTAAATACACAATCTGATGACTTTAAAAAAAATGCTGCCGCCATGCAGACACAGGTTGCACAATTACAAGCGTTAAGTGAACTTGTTGCGCAAGGAGGCGGCAAAGCGCAACAAGATAAACACACCAGTAGTGGCAAATTACTCCCCAGAGTTCGGATCGATAAATTGATCGATCCAGGCTCTGCCTTCTTGGAGTTTTCTCTCTTTGCTGGTTTTAATCTCTATGAAGATTCTGTGCCTGCAGGCGGCATCATTACCGGTATCGGTCGTGTTCATGGCAGAGAATGTATGATTATTGCCAATGATGCGACCGTTAAAGGCGGCACTTATTATCCCATTACAGTCAAAAAGCATTTACGAGCACAAGAAATTGCACAAGAAAATCGTTTACCCTGTATTTATTTAGTGGATTCAGGCGGTGCAAATTTACCTTATCAAGATGAAGTCTTTCCAGATAGAGATCATTTTGGCAGAATCTTTTTTAACCAAGCAATGATGTCAAGCCAAGGCATCCCACAAATTGCCGTTGTAATGGGTTCTTGCACCGCTGGTGGTGCTTATGTGCCTGCTATGGCGGATGAAAGCATCATGGTAAAAAATCAAGCTACCATTTTCTTAGCAGGCCCCCCTTTAGTAAAGGCTGCTACAGGCGAAGTCGTCACAGCAGAAGCACTCGGTGGCGCTGATACCCACTGCAAAATATCGGGTGTTGCAGATCATTATGCACAAAATGATGCGCATGCCTTATTAATTGCGCGCGACTGTATTAAAAATCTCACTACGATAAAACGCATACCCTTTGACATACAAAGCATAAAAGCCCCCCGCTATCGCCCAGAAGAAATATACGGCATTATTCCTACCTCCTTAAAATATCCAATGGATGTCAAGGAAATCATTGCACGAATAGTTGATGATTCTGAATTTCATGAGTTTAAAGCGCTCTATGGCTCAACCTTAGTCTGCGGTTTTGCGCATCTTTATGGTCATCCAGTTGGCATTGTTGCCAACAATGGTATTTTATTTTCTGAGTCTGCCAAGAAAGGCACACATTTCATTGAACTATGCTGTCAACGTAAAATCTCATTAATTTTCTTGCAAAATATCACCGGATTTATGGTCGGTAAACGCTATGAAGAAGGCGGTATTGCAAAAGATGGTGCCAAAATGGTAACTGCCGTTGCTTGCGCAAAAGTGCCTAAACTGACTGTCATTATTGGAGGCAGTTTTGGTGCGGGTAATTACGGTATGTGTGGCAGAGCCTATCAGCCTCGCTTCTTGTGGATGTGGCCCAATGCACGTATCTCTGTCATGGGAGGTGAACAAGCCGCAAGTGTACTGGTACAAGTAAAACAAGCAAGCCTAAAAAAACAAAATAAAACATGGGATAAAAAAGAAGAAACCCAGTTTTTTGAATCCATCATTCAACAATATGAGACCCAGGGTAGCCCCTATTATTCAAGCGCTCGCCTTTGGGACGATGCCATCATCGATCCTGCCAAAACCAGGGAAGTGCTTGGACTTGGTTTGTCTGCCTCATTAAATGCCCCTATCGAGCCAACCCAATTTGGAGTATTTAGAATATGA
- a CDS encoding acetyl-CoA C-acyltransferase produces MISKDNPIVIVATQRTPIGQFQGCFSDITAPQLGGHAINATLASVKMDPQHIDEVIMGCVLPAGLGQAPARQAAKAAGIPDKAAAVTVNKMCGSGMKAIMLGIDSIKAGTNQCVVAGGMENMTLAPYLLPKARGGLRMGHGEVKDHMFLDGLEDAYNKGTLMGVFAELCAEKYGFTRQMQDEFAIQSLKRAQYAIEHKLFKNEISALEVQTKKGAMLYDTDELPLNAKLDKITTLKPAFKKDGTVTAANASGISDGASAHLIMSLQEAQKHKLPVLARIEGHATHSQDPSWFTTAPVGAIQKLLAQLNWSAEEVDLYEINEAFAVVTLAAMKDLKLPSEKVNIHGGACALGHPIGASGARILTTLIYALRTKGLSKGVASLCIGGGEATAIAITLMD; encoded by the coding sequence ATGATTTCAAAAGACAATCCCATCGTCATCGTCGCAACACAACGCACCCCTATTGGCCAATTTCAAGGCTGTTTTAGTGACATCACTGCACCACAATTGGGTGGACATGCCATCAATGCTACTTTAGCTTCTGTCAAAATGGATCCTCAACATATTGATGAAGTCATCATGGGATGCGTATTACCCGCAGGATTAGGCCAAGCCCCTGCTCGCCAAGCCGCCAAAGCCGCTGGCATTCCAGATAAAGCTGCCGCTGTAACCGTTAATAAAATGTGTGGCTCTGGCATGAAAGCGATTATGTTGGGTATTGATTCTATCAAAGCAGGCACTAATCAATGCGTTGTTGCCGGTGGTATGGAAAATATGACACTTGCACCTTACTTGCTCCCCAAAGCACGTGGTGGGTTGCGTATGGGGCATGGTGAAGTAAAAGATCATATGTTTTTAGATGGTCTAGAAGATGCCTACAATAAAGGCACACTCATGGGTGTTTTTGCTGAATTGTGTGCAGAAAAATATGGCTTCACCCGACAAATGCAAGATGAATTTGCAATACAATCCCTCAAACGCGCTCAATACGCCATTGAACACAAACTTTTTAAGAATGAGATCAGTGCACTTGAAGTACAAACCAAAAAAGGAGCTATGCTATACGACACCGATGAATTACCACTGAATGCAAAATTAGATAAAATTACGACACTCAAACCTGCCTTCAAAAAAGACGGCACGGTAACGGCAGCCAATGCCAGCGGTATTTCTGATGGTGCATCTGCGCATTTAATTATGTCGCTACAAGAAGCACAAAAACATAAACTTCCTGTATTAGCGCGCATAGAAGGACATGCCACACATTCTCAAGATCCCAGCTGGTTTACAACAGCTCCCGTTGGCGCCATTCAGAAACTTTTAGCTCAACTCAATTGGTCTGCAGAAGAGGTGGACTTATATGAAATCAATGAAGCTTTTGCGGTTGTTACCTTAGCAGCAATGAAAGATCTTAAATTACCAAGCGAAAAAGTAAACATTCATGGTGGTGCCTGTGCATTGGGTCACCCTATTGGGGCATCAGGTGCACGCATTTTAACGACACTTATTTATGCCTTACGCACAAAAGGCCTAAGCAAAGGTGTTGCATCACTCTGCATTGGTGGTGGAGAGGCCACAGCAATTGCCATAACATTAATGGATTAA
- a CDS encoding alpha-ketoacid dehydrogenase subunit beta, with amino-acid sequence MTAITLIEAVNKALAYELEHDPNVVVYGEDVGVNGGVFRATDGLAKSFGEHRVKDSPLAENLIAGLAVGMSAMGLKPVAEIQFLGFIYAALDQIISHASRLRNRTRGRLSCPMVIRTPYGAGIHAPEHHSESIEAMFAHVPGLRVVIPSSPSRAYGLLLAAIRDPDPVIFLEPTRVYRLMKEEVEDNGEALPLDVCFQLREGNDVTLVSWGAMMHETLQAADELAKNGITADVIDVATIKPLDINTILNSVHKTGRCVIVQESVSTCSVGSEISALIAENALTSLMAPVVRVSGYDTIVPLYKLEKTYLPSKQRILTAVQQVLEFA; translated from the coding sequence ATGACCGCTATTACATTAATTGAAGCTGTTAACAAAGCCTTAGCTTATGAATTAGAACATGATCCCAATGTTGTGGTATACGGTGAAGATGTTGGTGTGAATGGTGGTGTGTTTCGTGCCACAGATGGTTTGGCAAAAAGCTTTGGAGAGCACCGCGTTAAAGATTCTCCTTTGGCTGAAAATCTGATTGCAGGCTTAGCGGTTGGTATGTCTGCAATGGGGCTAAAGCCCGTGGCAGAAATTCAATTTTTAGGCTTTATTTACGCAGCTTTAGATCAAATCATTAGCCATGCAAGCCGCTTGCGTAATCGTACACGAGGACGATTAAGTTGCCCAATGGTGATTCGTACGCCTTACGGCGCGGGTATTCATGCGCCTGAACACCACTCAGAAAGTATCGAAGCAATGTTTGCGCATGTACCAGGATTACGGGTTGTCATTCCATCCTCTCCTAGTCGTGCTTATGGATTATTATTGGCCGCCATTCGTGATCCAGATCCTGTTATATTTTTAGAACCAACGCGTGTTTATCGTTTAATGAAAGAGGAAGTGGAAGATAATGGTGAAGCATTGCCGTTAGATGTTTGTTTTCAGTTACGCGAAGGCAATGATGTTACCTTAGTTTCTTGGGGGGCGATGATGCACGAAACCTTACAGGCTGCTGATGAACTTGCAAAAAATGGCATTACAGCAGATGTTATTGACGTTGCTACCATTAAGCCTTTAGATATTAATACGATTTTAAATTCTGTGCATAAAACAGGCCGCTGTGTGATTGTGCAAGAATCTGTCTCAACCTGTTCTGTTGGATCGGAAATTTCAGCACTCATTGCAGAAAATGCTTTAACCTCATTAATGGCACCTGTTGTGAGAGTATCAGGTTATGACACCATTGTTCCCTTATATAAGCTTGAAAAAACATATCTTCCAAGTAAACAAAGGATTTTAACGGCTGTACAACAAGTTTTGGAGTTCGCATGA
- a CDS encoding DoxX family protein, whose translation MERLSRLYSKLTNLLSVLAPLVDLTLRAWLFVVFFWNSGLNKIQSWDSTLMLFENEYEVPLISADIAAYLGTMGELVLPLLLLIGLFSRFAAIGLFIVNLVALYSYPFLWTPQGSAGFHQHLYWGVMMMVLMAHGPGKISIDWLLNRKCKEYQY comes from the coding sequence ATGGAAAGACTATCACGCCTATATAGCAAATTGACCAACTTATTAAGCGTACTAGCCCCTTTAGTCGATCTGACACTACGTGCTTGGCTGTTCGTAGTTTTTTTCTGGAATTCTGGCTTAAACAAAATTCAAAGCTGGGATAGCACTCTAATGCTATTTGAAAATGAATATGAAGTGCCACTGATTTCTGCCGATATTGCAGCCTATTTGGGTACAATGGGTGAATTAGTTTTACCCCTTCTGTTGTTGATTGGCTTGTTTAGTCGCTTTGCAGCCATTGGTCTATTTATCGTTAACCTTGTAGCCCTTTATTCCTACCCATTTCTATGGACACCACAAGGCTCAGCTGGCTTTCATCAACATCTCTATTGGGGTGTAATGATGATGGTACTGATGGCACACGGCCCAGGAAAGATCTCTATTGATTGGTTACTCAACCGAAAATGTAAAGAATATCAATATTAA
- the pdhA gene encoding pyruvate dehydrogenase (acetyl-transferring) E1 component subunit alpha codes for MNQENTIVANFAISYFRYLDENGICSKELPAYLQDPQHIEKLYKMMAKTRIFDKKAITLQRTGKLGTYPSTLGQEAICVGIGAAMKKEDVLCPYYREYGAQFWRGVRMEEILLYWGGDEIGSAFKDNPHDFPICVPIASQCLHAVGAAFAFQYRQEKRAVVATIGDGGTSRGDFYEALGVAGVWKLPVVFVINNNQWAISVAREKQTASETLAQKGIACGVPSLQVDGNDIFAVTQKVEEALARARNGEGSTLIEAITYRMCDHTTADDASRYRPEAELKAHEKFDPIKRVKQYLLSKGDWDEARESKMIESFTQEVNDAVARYLETPTPPAEVMFEHLYATLPRAYEAQYQALKEGTK; via the coding sequence GTGAATCAAGAGAATACGATTGTAGCAAATTTTGCCATCTCCTATTTTCGTTATTTAGATGAAAATGGAATTTGTTCAAAAGAGTTGCCTGCATATCTACAGGATCCACAGCATATTGAAAAGTTATATAAGATGATGGCTAAAACAAGAATATTTGATAAAAAAGCCATCACTTTGCAGCGTACAGGTAAATTGGGTACTTATCCTTCTACTTTGGGCCAAGAAGCCATTTGTGTGGGTATTGGTGCTGCGATGAAAAAAGAAGATGTGTTGTGTCCCTATTATCGTGAATATGGTGCGCAATTTTGGCGCGGTGTTCGTATGGAAGAAATTTTATTGTATTGGGGTGGTGATGAAATAGGGAGCGCCTTTAAAGACAATCCACATGATTTTCCTATTTGTGTGCCCATTGCAAGTCAATGTTTGCATGCGGTAGGTGCTGCATTTGCTTTTCAGTACCGTCAAGAGAAAAGAGCAGTTGTTGCTACTATCGGAGATGGTGGCACTTCTCGGGGTGACTTTTATGAAGCTTTGGGCGTTGCGGGTGTCTGGAAATTGCCGGTTGTGTTTGTTATCAATAACAACCAATGGGCAATCTCTGTTGCAAGAGAAAAGCAAACCGCTTCAGAAACATTGGCACAAAAAGGCATCGCCTGTGGTGTTCCTTCTCTTCAAGTCGATGGGAATGATATTTTTGCCGTTACGCAAAAAGTTGAAGAAGCTTTAGCGCGTGCACGTAATGGTGAAGGCTCTACTTTGATTGAAGCGATTACCTATCGTATGTGCGATCATACAACAGCAGATGATGCCAGCCGCTACAGGCCCGAAGCAGAACTTAAAGCACATGAAAAATTTGATCCCATCAAACGTGTAAAGCAATATTTGTTAAGCAAAGGGGATTGGGATGAAGCGCGTGAAAGTAAAATGATTGAATCTTTTACGCAGGAAGTAAACGATGCAGTAGCGCGATATCTTGAAACACCTACACCACCTGCCGAAGTTATGTTTGAACACTTATATGCCACTTTGCCCAGAGCATATGAGGCTCAATACCAAGCATTAAAAGAGGGAACAAAATGA
- a CDS encoding enoyl-CoA hydratase-related protein translates to MSTDSFILSETDKRGVTTLTLNRPDKHNAFDDGMIEQLTYFIKEAISNENTRIILLKAQGKNFSAGADLNWMKSMAQYSEEENIDDATDLGKLMHVLYHSPKPTIAVVQGKTFGGGVGLVACCQIVIAQKDASFCFSEARLGIIPAVISPFILNAIGPRWTRHYFLTAKTFNAQEAHMIGLCQEIVEENELSNKVNETIHHLLANGPVALETINKLVNELTPLSINDNLLQSTATLIAKIRISQEGQAGLNAFLNKMKPKWAIHD, encoded by the coding sequence ATGAGTACTGATTCATTTATCTTATCCGAAACAGACAAACGAGGCGTTACCACCTTAACCCTCAATCGACCAGATAAGCATAATGCCTTTGATGATGGGATGATAGAGCAGCTCACTTATTTTATCAAAGAAGCGATTTCAAATGAAAATACCCGTATTATCCTCTTAAAAGCACAAGGCAAAAATTTCTCTGCTGGTGCTGATTTAAACTGGATGAAAAGCATGGCTCAATATTCTGAAGAAGAAAATATTGATGATGCAACCGATCTTGGCAAACTCATGCATGTACTCTATCACTCACCCAAACCAACCATCGCGGTGGTACAAGGTAAAACCTTTGGTGGTGGTGTGGGATTAGTCGCTTGTTGCCAAATAGTCATTGCTCAAAAAGATGCGAGCTTTTGTTTTTCAGAAGCAAGACTAGGCATCATTCCTGCAGTTATCTCACCTTTTATTCTCAATGCCATAGGCCCTCGCTGGACAAGACATTATTTCTTAACAGCAAAGACCTTCAATGCACAAGAAGCGCATATGATTGGTTTATGCCAGGAAATTGTAGAAGAGAATGAATTATCTAACAAAGTAAATGAAACCATTCATCATTTGTTAGCCAATGGCCCCGTTGCCTTAGAAACCATCAATAAACTGGTAAATGAACTGACCCCCTTAAGCATCAATGATAATTTATTGCAATCAACGGCTACCCTCATTGCAAAAATACGTATCTCTCAAGAAGGACAAGCTGGTCTGAATGCATTTCTTAATAAAATGAAACCAAAATGGGCAATTCATGATTAA
- a CDS encoding SDR family NAD(P)-dependent oxidoreductase yields MNIKDQVVLVSGGGSGMGETLCHSLAQQNATIIVLDRHAENAHRVAKAINGIALVCDITDEKALEDSIHGLAIELQTKLKVVVNCAGIAPAQRMVGKKGPVALEWFEQVIKVNLIGTFNVMRLAAHLMIQNATEREENGVIINTASIAAFDGQIGQSAYSASKGGVVAMTLPLARELAQFGIRVMTIAPGLINTPMLQGMPDAVTEALISQTVYPKRFGETSEYAKLVAHIIDNPMLNGEVIRLDGAMRMA; encoded by the coding sequence ATGAACATAAAAGATCAAGTCGTTCTTGTTTCTGGTGGTGGTAGTGGTATGGGTGAAACGCTGTGTCATTCATTGGCTCAGCAGAATGCGACTATTATCGTGCTTGATCGACATGCAGAAAATGCGCATCGTGTTGCTAAAGCAATAAATGGCATAGCTTTAGTCTGTGATATTACAGATGAAAAAGCTTTGGAAGACAGCATTCATGGTTTAGCAATAGAGCTTCAAACAAAACTTAAAGTAGTCGTCAATTGTGCGGGTATAGCGCCTGCACAACGTATGGTCGGTAAGAAAGGACCCGTTGCTTTAGAGTGGTTTGAGCAAGTGATTAAAGTGAATTTAATTGGCACCTTTAATGTCATGCGTTTGGCTGCGCATCTTATGATTCAAAATGCCACAGAACGAGAAGAAAATGGCGTTATTATTAATACTGCTTCGATAGCGGCTTTTGATGGGCAAATAGGCCAAAGTGCTTATAGTGCTTCTAAAGGAGGCGTTGTGGCAATGACTTTGCCATTAGCGCGTGAATTAGCACAATTTGGTATACGTGTGATGACCATTGCACCAGGTTTGATTAATACACCCATGTTACAAGGCATGCCAGATGCAGTGACAGAAGCATTAATCAGCCAAACGGTTTATCCGAAGCGTTTTGGTGAGACATCAGAATATGCCAAACTGGTTGCACATATTATTGATAATCCAATGTTGAATGGGGAAGTGATACGCCTCGATGGGGCTATGCGCATGGCTTAA
- a CDS encoding dihydrolipoamide acetyltransferase family protein, protein MKIFHLPDLGEGLPDAEVVKWHVAEGDTIVEDQALVSMETAKAVVEVPSPFAGKVKKLHGKEGDIIATGAPLIEFEVSAKEDRGTVAGKIEVSDEIIKETAISASGKASGIKVLPAVRALANKLNVDLSIVSATGANGTITADDVKRASEALNQAGPLEPLKGTRRMMAITMAQSHSEVVPVTIVDDVDIHAWANNGDYTVRVIQAMVAACQQEKSLNAWFDSAQLGRRLLKEVHIGLAMDTPDGLFVPVIKDAHSKDAKMLRDEINALKTEVSTRTIKPEKLQGATIVLSNFGKFAGRYANPIVVPPMVAILGVGALRKEVVVVNNDPQVHPVLPLSLSFDHRSVTGGEATRFLKILIDELKK, encoded by the coding sequence ATGAAGATATTTCATTTGCCTGATTTAGGAGAAGGATTGCCAGATGCAGAAGTTGTAAAATGGCATGTTGCTGAGGGCGATACTATTGTAGAAGATCAAGCTTTGGTTTCAATGGAAACTGCAAAGGCAGTTGTAGAAGTACCTTCCCCTTTTGCTGGGAAAGTAAAAAAACTACATGGTAAAGAAGGTGATATTATTGCAACAGGCGCACCTTTAATAGAATTTGAAGTGAGCGCTAAAGAAGACAGAGGAACGGTTGCGGGTAAAATTGAAGTCAGCGATGAGATCATCAAAGAAACCGCAATTTCAGCATCTGGTAAGGCTTCTGGTATCAAAGTATTACCTGCCGTGCGTGCACTTGCAAATAAACTCAATGTTGATCTCTCCATTGTCTCTGCAACTGGGGCGAATGGTACAATCACTGCCGATGATGTAAAAAGAGCAAGCGAAGCATTGAATCAGGCTGGCCCTTTAGAACCTTTGAAAGGGACTCGACGCATGATGGCGATAACGATGGCGCAATCGCATAGTGAAGTTGTGCCCGTTACCATTGTGGATGATGTGGATATTCATGCATGGGCCAATAATGGTGATTATACGGTACGTGTTATTCAAGCCATGGTTGCAGCTTGCCAGCAAGAAAAATCCTTAAATGCTTGGTTTGATTCTGCACAATTGGGTAGACGTTTGCTAAAAGAAGTGCACATTGGTTTGGCGATGGATACGCCCGATGGTTTATTTGTTCCTGTGATTAAAGATGCGCACAGCAAAGATGCTAAAATGTTGCGTGATGAGATCAATGCGCTTAAAACGGAAGTGAGCACGCGCACTATTAAGCCTGAGAAATTACAAGGGGCTACCATTGTTCTGTCTAATTTTGGAAAGTTTGCTGGTCGTTATGCAAATCCCATTGTTGTACCTCCGATGGTTGCTATCTTAGGTGTTGGCGCATTGCGTAAAGAAGTAGTGGTTGTGAATAACGATCCGCAAGTGCATCCCGTGCTACCGTTGTCTTTAAGTTTTGATCATCGCTCTGTAACAGGCGGGGAAGCAACACGCTTTTTGAAAATATTGATAGATGAATTAAAAAAATAG
- a CDS encoding isovaleryl-CoA dehydrogenase: protein MRHHLGETANLIQQTVEQFAAKEIKPIAHEIDTSNTFPQPLWRKMGELGLLGITVEEKYGGAQLGYLEHVIVMEEISRASASVGLSYGAHSNLCVNQIRRNGTEQQKQSYLPKLISGEHVGALAMSETGSGSDVMSLKLQATQKGDKFILNGHKMWITNGPEANTLVVYAKTTPEGGSKGITAFIIEKEFSGFSTAQKLDKLGMRGSNTCELVFNNCEVPAENILGELNQGAKVLMSGLNYERLILAAGPIGIMQACLDCVVPYIHERKQFGKAIGEFQMIQAKVADMYATLSAARAFVYQLAKYADESGQLSNKDAAAVILFASEQATQVALQAIQCLGGNGYINEFPTGRFLRDAKLYEIGAGTSEIRRMIIGKEIFNEASSH from the coding sequence ATGAGACATCATCTTGGAGAGACAGCAAACCTTATTCAACAAACCGTTGAGCAATTTGCTGCAAAAGAAATTAAACCGATTGCTCATGAAATTGATACAAGCAATACATTTCCACAACCACTCTGGCGAAAAATGGGCGAGCTTGGACTCTTAGGCATTACTGTAGAAGAAAAATACGGCGGCGCACAATTAGGATATTTAGAACACGTCATTGTCATGGAAGAAATCAGTCGGGCATCAGCTTCTGTTGGCCTTAGTTATGGGGCGCACTCTAATCTGTGTGTCAATCAAATTCGCCGCAATGGCACAGAGCAACAAAAACAAAGCTACCTACCTAAACTGATTTCTGGCGAGCATGTCGGAGCACTGGCCATGAGTGAAACAGGCAGTGGCTCTGATGTCATGAGTTTAAAATTACAAGCAACACAAAAAGGCGATAAATTTATCCTCAATGGCCATAAGATGTGGATCACCAATGGCCCCGAAGCAAATACACTCGTAGTATATGCCAAAACAACCCCTGAAGGTGGCTCTAAAGGCATTACTGCTTTCATCATTGAAAAAGAATTTTCTGGTTTTTCTACTGCACAAAAATTAGATAAATTGGGTATGCGCGGATCAAACACATGTGAACTGGTTTTTAATAATTGTGAAGTGCCTGCTGAAAATATTCTCGGAGAACTCAATCAAGGCGCTAAAGTTTTAATGAGTGGTTTGAATTATGAACGACTGATTTTAGCCGCAGGCCCTATTGGCATTATGCAAGCCTGTCTTGATTGTGTCGTGCCTTATATTCACGAACGCAAGCAGTTTGGCAAAGCTATTGGCGAATTCCAAATGATTCAAGCAAAAGTTGCAGACATGTATGCTACCTTAAGTGCAGCAAGAGCTTTTGTATATCAATTAGCAAAATACGCAGATGAAAGCGGACAACTCTCAAACAAAGATGCTGCCGCTGTTATCTTATTTGCTTCAGAACAAGCAACTCAAGTTGCTTTACAAGCCATTCAATGCTTGGGCGGCAATGGCTATATCAATGAATTTCCCACCGGGCGCTTTTTAAGAGACGCTAAATTATACGAAATTGGCGCTGGAACTTCTGAAATTCGTCGTATGATCATTGGTAAGGAAATATTTAATGAAGCAAGCTCGCATTGA
- a CDS encoding acyl-CoA dehydrogenase family protein, giving the protein MLLKEEHKLIKETARQLANKHIAPFAEEWAQKKQFPKAALEPFAQAGFMGVLVPEHLGGAECDYLSYVLFMEEIAKADGGVSTIIGVHNSVGTLPLLKYGSTEQKEQFLKPMAQGKHLGAFCLSEPQAGSDAINIQSKAVKQGNNYILNGVKQFITSGDIADIAIVFAATNHHDDKREISAFIVPTNTKGYTVAKIESKMGQHTSNIAQIVLDNISVPEEYLLGQQGEGYKIALSTLECGRLGVGAQALGMAQKAFEFSLQYAKERESFGKKIFQHQAIQFKLAEMATELEAARQLIHYAASKRDMGHSVIKEAAMAKLFATERAEHICREAIQILGGYGYLSDFPIERIYRDVRVTSIYEGSSEIQKIVIGKELQKEG; this is encoded by the coding sequence ATGCTACTCAAGGAAGAGCACAAACTCATAAAAGAAACTGCAAGGCAACTAGCAAATAAACATATTGCACCTTTTGCAGAAGAATGGGCACAAAAAAAGCAGTTCCCCAAAGCGGCACTTGAGCCTTTTGCACAAGCAGGTTTTATGGGTGTCTTAGTTCCAGAACATTTGGGTGGTGCTGAATGCGATTACCTTTCTTATGTCTTATTTATGGAAGAAATAGCAAAAGCAGATGGCGGTGTTTCTACCATCATCGGTGTACACAACAGTGTAGGCACCTTGCCTTTGTTAAAATATGGCTCCACAGAACAAAAAGAACAATTTTTAAAACCAATGGCTCAAGGCAAGCATTTGGGCGCTTTTTGCTTATCTGAACCTCAAGCGGGCAGTGATGCCATTAATATTCAAAGCAAAGCAGTAAAGCAAGGCAACAACTACATCCTCAATGGTGTTAAACAATTCATCACTTCTGGAGACATTGCAGATATTGCCATTGTATTTGCAGCAACCAATCATCACGATGATAAAAGAGAGATCAGTGCTTTCATTGTACCCACCAATACCAAAGGCTATACGGTTGCTAAAATCGAAAGCAAAATGGGTCAACATACCTCAAATATTGCGCAAATTGTGCTGGACAATATCAGTGTGCCCGAAGAATATCTGCTTGGCCAGCAGGGAGAAGGCTATAAAATTGCTTTATCTACGCTGGAATGTGGTCGTTTAGGTGTCGGTGCTCAAGCACTCGGTATGGCGCAAAAGGCTTTTGAATTCAGTTTGCAGTATGCAAAAGAACGAGAAAGCTTTGGCAAGAAAATATTTCAGCACCAAGCCATACAATTTAAACTCGCAGAAATGGCAACTGAATTAGAAGCAGCACGTCAATTAATACATTATGCGGCCAGTAAGCGTGACATGGGCCACAGCGTTATCAAAGAAGCTGCCATGGCAAAACTCTTTGCAACAGAACGTGCGGAGCATATTTGTAGAGAAGCCATACAAATCTTAGGCGGCTATGGATATCTCAGTGATTTTCCCATTGAAAGAATTTATCGTGATGTACGCGTAACTTCTATTTATGAAGGCTCCAGCGAAATACAAAAAATTGTGATTGGAAAAGAATTACAGAAAGAGGGATAG